A single region of the Gorilla gorilla gorilla isolate KB3781 chromosome 1, NHGRI_mGorGor1-v2.1_pri, whole genome shotgun sequence genome encodes:
- the DUSP12 gene encoding dual specificity protein phosphatase 12, translating to MVGQEAALSLGAAMLEAPGPSDGCELSNPSASRVSCAGQMLEVQPGLYFGGAAAVAEPDHLREAGITAVLTVDSEEPSFKAGPGVEDLSRLFVPALDKPETDLLSHLDRCVAFIGQARAEGRAVLVHCHAGVSRSVAIITAFLMKTDQLPFEKAYEKLQILKPEAKMNEGFEWQLKLYQAMGYEVDTSSAIYKQYRLQKVTEKYPELQNLPQELFAVDPTTVSQGLKDEVLYKCRKCRRSLFRSSSILDHHEGSGPIAFAHKRMTPSSMLTTGRQAQCTSYFIEPVQWMESALLGVMDGQLLCPKCSAKLGSFNWYGEQCSCGRWITPAFQIHKNRVDEMKILPVLGSQTRKI from the exons ATGGTAGGGCAGGAAGCCGCCTTGTCTCTGGGCGCGGCCATGTTGGAGGCTCCGGGCCCGAGTGATGGCTGCGAGCTCAGCAACCCCAGCGCCAGCAGAGTCAGCTGCGCCGGGCAGATGCTGGAAGTGCAGCCAGGATTGTATTTCGGTGGGGCCGCGGCCGTCGCggagccagatcacctgagggaaGCGGGCATCACGGCCGTGCTAACAGTGGACTCGGAGGAGCCCAGCTTCAAGGCGGGGCCTGGGGTCGAGGATCTATCGCGCCTCTTCGTGCCAGCGCTGGACAAACCCGAGACGGacctactcagccatctggaccGGTGCGTGGCCTTCATCGGTCAGGCCCGCGCTGAGGGCCGTGCGGTGTTGGTGCACTG TCATGCAGGAGTCAGTCGAAGTGTGGCCATAATAACTGCTTTTCTCATGAAGACTGACCAACTTCCCTTTGAAAAAGCCTATGAAAAGCTCCAGATTCTCAAACCAGAGGCTAA GATGAATGAGGGGTTTGAGTGGCAACTGAAATTATACCAGGCAATGGGATACGAAGTGGATACCTCTAGTGCAATTTATAAGCAATATCGTTTACAAAAGGTTACAGAGAAGTATCCAG AATTGCAGAATTTACCTCAAGAACTCTTTGCTGTTGACCCAACTACCGTTTCACAAGGATTGAAAGATGAGGTTCTCTACAAGTGTAGAAAGTgcag GCGATCATTATTTCGAAGTTCTAGTATTCTGGATCACCATGAAGGAAGTGGACCTATAGCCTTTGCCCACAAGAGAATGACACCATCTTCCATGCTTACCACAGGGAGGCAAGCTCAATGTACATCTTATTTCATTGAACCTGTACAGTGGATGGAATCTGCTTTGTTGGGAGTGATGGATGGACAG CTTCTTTGCCCAAAATGCAGTGCCAAGTTGGGTTCCTTCAACTGGTATGGTGAACAGTGCTCTTGTGGTAGGTGGATAACACCTGCTTTTCAAATACATAAGAATAGAGtggatgaaatgaaaatattgccTGTTTTGGGAtcacaaacaagaaaaatatga